The following are encoded together in the Thalassolituus oleivorans MIL-1 genome:
- a CDS encoding GNAT family N-acetyltransferase: MKYEEKILEGKYVRLEPLSTSHKEGLIEAISDGELWNLFVTLVPKPSDIDAFIDNAISAQKTGDGLAFATIDKQSGKVAGSTRFMKTDFINKRAEIGYTFLGKSYQKTRINTEAKLLMLTRLFESMSFNRVEIITDYLNSNSRNAILRLGAKEEGVLRNHMLMPDGRVRDSVLYSIIKNEWGGVKMNILDKLSSRA; the protein is encoded by the coding sequence ATGAAGTACGAAGAAAAGATACTTGAAGGGAAATATGTTCGTCTAGAACCTCTATCCACTTCGCACAAGGAAGGGCTCATCGAGGCGATTTCTGATGGGGAGTTATGGAATCTATTTGTAACCTTAGTCCCCAAACCCAGTGATATTGATGCGTTCATAGATAATGCCATTTCGGCTCAGAAAACCGGTGATGGCTTGGCATTCGCAACAATAGATAAACAGTCAGGTAAGGTTGCTGGCTCAACCCGATTCATGAAAACAGATTTCATAAACAAAAGAGCTGAGATTGGCTATACGTTTCTTGGAAAGTCATACCAAAAAACAAGAATAAATACCGAAGCGAAGTTATTGATGCTCACGCGTCTCTTCGAATCAATGTCTTTTAATCGAGTTGAAATCATTACAGATTACCTAAATAGTAATTCGCGCAATGCAATATTACGCCTCGGTGCAAAAGAGGAAGGTGTTTTGCGAAATCATATGCTCATGCCTGATGGTCGAGTCAGAGACTCTGTTCTGTATAGCATTATTAAAAATGAATGGGGTGGCGTAAAAATGAATATTTTAGATAAATTATCAAGCAGGGCTTAA
- the cysS gene encoding cysteine--tRNA ligase, translated as MSLQIYNTLTRQKETFKPLVEGKVGMYVCGMTVYDFCHLGHARAFLAFDLIVRYMRHIGLEVNYIRNVTDIDDKIIKRANENGEPFLDLVDRFANAMNEDFDQLGIGRPTHEPRATAHIDDIIKLVNTLIDKGFAYAVPNGDVYYRVRKFEGYGKLSGKVLDDLEAGSRVDVDTDKEDPLDFVLWKAAKPDEPHWESPWGIGRPGWHIECSAMSTCCLGETFDIHGGGPDLKFPHHENEIAQSEAATGKTYANTWIHAGALRLGEEKMSKSLGNFFTIRDILEKYNGEVVRFFLISSHYRSHVSYMDNSLDEAHSKLERFYNALQEANVGDAADIDNEYSQRFHAAMDDDFNTPEAIAALFDLVREVNKTTGEEQLALAGQLKYLGGVLGCLQADPQTFLQAGAGDEAAWIEEMIAKRIAAKKAKDFATADAVRDELVAKGIVLKDGPEGTVWTKS; from the coding sequence ATGAGCTTGCAGATATACAACACACTCACTCGCCAGAAAGAGACTTTTAAACCTTTAGTAGAGGGTAAAGTCGGCATGTACGTGTGTGGCATGACGGTTTACGACTTTTGTCATTTGGGTCATGCGCGAGCCTTCTTAGCCTTTGATTTGATTGTGCGCTACATGCGTCATATTGGGCTGGAGGTTAACTACATTCGTAACGTCACCGATATCGACGACAAAATCATTAAGCGCGCCAATGAAAATGGCGAACCGTTTTTAGATTTAGTCGATCGTTTTGCCAATGCCATGAACGAAGACTTCGATCAACTCGGTATTGGCCGCCCAACGCACGAACCTCGTGCCACGGCGCACATCGACGACATTATTAAATTAGTAAATACACTGATTGATAAAGGCTTTGCCTACGCCGTTCCGAATGGCGACGTGTATTACCGCGTACGCAAGTTTGAAGGCTACGGCAAACTCTCGGGCAAAGTACTGGATGATCTTGAAGCCGGTTCACGTGTAGACGTTGATACCGACAAAGAAGATCCACTCGATTTCGTATTATGGAAAGCCGCTAAACCAGACGAGCCACATTGGGAATCACCGTGGGGCATTGGTCGCCCGGGCTGGCACATCGAATGTTCTGCCATGTCGACTTGCTGCTTAGGCGAAACCTTCGATATTCATGGCGGTGGGCCAGACCTTAAATTCCCACACCATGAAAACGAAATTGCGCAAAGCGAAGCCGCCACCGGAAAAACCTACGCAAACACCTGGATACACGCTGGTGCCTTGCGTTTAGGCGAAGAAAAAATGTCTAAATCATTAGGCAACTTCTTCACCATTCGCGATATTTTAGAAAAATACAACGGCGAAGTGGTGCGCTTCTTCTTGATCTCAAGTCATTACCGCTCGCATGTTAGCTATATGGATAACAGCCTTGATGAAGCGCATAGCAAATTAGAGCGTTTTTATAACGCACTGCAAGAAGCCAACGTGGGTGACGCTGCCGATATCGACAACGAATACTCACAACGCTTCCACGCAGCCATGGACGACGACTTTAATACCCCAGAAGCCATCGCCGCTTTATTCGACCTCGTGCGCGAAGTGAATAAAACCACCGGCGAAGAACAGCTCGCATTAGCAGGCCAGTTAAAATACCTAGGCGGTGTACTAGGTTGCTTACAAGCCGACCCACAAACATTTTTGCAAGCCGGTGCCGGCGACGAAGCTGCATGGATTGAAGAAATGATCGCCAAACGCATCGCCGCTAAAAAAGCCAAAGACTTCGCCACCGCCGATGCTGTGCGTGATGAACTGGTTGCTAAAGGCATTGTGTTAAAAGACGGGCCAGAAGGGACGGTGTGGACTAAGTCTTAA